Proteins from a single region of Bdellovibrio bacteriovorus HD100:
- a CDS encoding ABC transporter transmembrane domain-containing protein translates to MNFFRRLLFTDVTPLVKLAKTKNIEESDLLALPQELNPQHIKVDMQEISWKSPRALLFSLIRALRDFTRPAYIWYLASSVLALLSPVFVNRFIGTISAGVTAETLPTALIYGVALGLCGFLSGLCMQHYFFNSLKAYQVTTNILNERLFKHSLKLSQKSRQKNQVGDIVNHMSSDSDNVSDFPMVFGDLISASFLIIGVVAMLFYYIGWSALAALAVLFILAPLTNYVAKKFTHLDEEMMEHRDRRVTLMTQAMNAIRVVKYFAWEKSVAKEVTEVREKELTSRRRLAKAEVVSSLGYLAVSTLVLFVALAVHAWRGEKLDAAVIFTCISLFGLLEGPFGDLSRLISRATNAKVGARRILDYLNEDEVEISTEERTDGAAVGLQMQHFSLRHDGAVSDVLHDVNVHVPAGSSLAIVGPVGAGKSSLLMSLLGEVAPREGSLQFVPEMPGRPRMAYVPQEAYIVNTSLLENLQFGEEVSKEELRRALHNSCLSRDLKEWSGGLRTEIGEKGVNLSGGQKQRVALARAFLRKPQIVLLDDPLSAVDADTENLLCERLIFGAWKDVTRIVVTHRLEHLAQFDQVIYIQHGRVQGQGTFSELVKTCAPFAEFYKEHGKTQGEGHEVRPAETAQEAASINTELEAKTTRVTEDEDREVGAVKGSVYWDYISSLGGDGKFTKPLILATLLLGATAATLLPLAQKAWLSYYSGHQTEWVALTAIGIYGLIGVLVLVGSLLNHLFWLDRGIRAGKNMHDKMLKSVLSSPVRFFDSTPVGRIIQRFSRDVESVDVYLQWSFDSAVHCALQVIVSIVLILGLMPLMVFVIAPVMALYYVLQRDYRRPAREVKRFDSVARSPRYAHFKESLQGLVVIRSFNKGPWFMQNFYAKLSHSNRMFYSHVMINRWFSSRIPLVGGLISMATAVGVSLSAYYGVMDAGTAGLVTLYSLSFWGFLNWGVRIFADIESRMTSIERLKFFSNLPGEVSVLKPLPEPLRPTWPEFGEISVEGLKVRYASHLPQVLKGITFKVEAGSRVGIIGRTGSGKSTFFQSLFRFIEAEEGSISIDGVNTASVPLEKLRRSLAIIPQDPTLFMGTIRNNLDRYNEYSDDEVMGALKHASMWDYVQSLPDGMNSAVSEGGLNLSQGQRQLLCLARALLTKARVIVMDEATASVDVQTDALLQKVIRTSFAGVTMLIIAHRLGTIADCDQIVEISAGEVKSIRRPTEFSQEEIEESLV, encoded by the coding sequence ATGAATTTTTTCAGACGTTTGTTGTTCACTGATGTCACGCCATTGGTGAAGTTGGCGAAAACGAAAAATATCGAGGAAAGTGATCTGCTGGCACTGCCGCAGGAACTGAATCCTCAGCATATTAAGGTAGATATGCAGGAAATCAGCTGGAAGTCCCCACGGGCTCTGCTGTTTTCTTTGATCCGCGCTTTGCGTGATTTCACCCGACCTGCTTATATCTGGTATCTGGCCAGCTCCGTTTTGGCGCTGCTGTCACCGGTGTTCGTGAATCGTTTTATCGGGACTATTTCCGCCGGTGTGACGGCAGAGACTTTGCCGACGGCATTGATTTATGGTGTGGCGCTGGGTCTTTGCGGCTTTTTGTCGGGCCTGTGCATGCAGCACTATTTCTTCAATTCTTTGAAGGCCTACCAGGTTACGACCAATATTTTGAATGAGCGTCTGTTCAAGCACAGTTTGAAGCTCAGTCAAAAGTCGCGCCAGAAAAATCAGGTCGGTGATATCGTCAATCACATGAGTTCGGACAGTGACAATGTGTCTGACTTCCCGATGGTGTTTGGTGACTTGATTTCCGCAAGTTTCCTGATCATCGGGGTCGTGGCGATGCTGTTCTATTATATTGGCTGGTCCGCACTGGCGGCATTGGCTGTGCTGTTCATCCTGGCGCCATTAACCAATTACGTGGCGAAAAAATTCACGCATCTGGATGAAGAGATGATGGAACACCGGGACCGCCGGGTGACCCTGATGACTCAGGCGATGAATGCGATCCGCGTGGTGAAGTACTTTGCCTGGGAAAAGAGTGTTGCCAAGGAAGTCACCGAAGTCCGTGAAAAGGAACTGACCAGCCGTCGTCGTTTGGCCAAAGCCGAAGTGGTTTCAAGTCTGGGCTACCTGGCGGTGTCCACGCTGGTCTTGTTTGTGGCCTTGGCGGTGCATGCCTGGCGCGGGGAAAAGCTGGATGCGGCGGTGATCTTCACCTGTATTTCTTTGTTCGGTCTTTTGGAAGGTCCATTTGGTGATTTGTCCCGACTGATCTCCCGTGCAACGAATGCCAAAGTCGGTGCTCGTCGTATTTTGGACTATCTGAACGAGGACGAAGTTGAAATCTCGACTGAAGAGCGCACCGATGGCGCGGCCGTGGGTCTGCAGATGCAGCACTTCAGCCTTCGTCATGACGGGGCTGTTTCTGATGTGCTTCACGATGTGAACGTTCATGTGCCGGCGGGAAGTTCACTGGCCATTGTCGGACCTGTGGGGGCGGGAAAAAGCTCGCTTTTGATGTCCTTACTGGGCGAGGTGGCTCCGCGTGAAGGTTCTTTGCAGTTTGTGCCTGAAATGCCGGGACGTCCGCGCATGGCCTATGTGCCGCAGGAAGCATACATCGTAAACACTTCACTGCTGGAAAACCTGCAGTTCGGTGAAGAGGTTTCCAAAGAAGAGCTGCGTCGGGCTTTGCACAACAGCTGCCTGAGCCGCGACTTGAAAGAATGGTCCGGGGGACTTCGCACCGAGATCGGTGAAAAGGGTGTGAACCTGTCCGGCGGGCAGAAACAGCGTGTGGCCCTGGCCCGGGCCTTCTTGCGCAAACCGCAGATCGTGCTTTTGGATGATCCGTTGTCTGCAGTGGATGCGGATACGGAAAACCTGCTTTGTGAGCGCCTGATTTTTGGCGCCTGGAAAGACGTGACCCGCATTGTGGTCACGCACCGACTGGAGCATTTGGCGCAGTTTGATCAGGTGATTTATATCCAGCACGGACGAGTGCAGGGGCAGGGCACTTTCAGTGAGCTGGTGAAGACATGTGCACCATTTGCAGAGTTCTATAAAGAACACGGCAAAACTCAAGGTGAAGGGCACGAAGTGCGCCCGGCCGAAACCGCTCAGGAAGCCGCGTCCATCAACACCGAGCTTGAAGCCAAAACGACCCGTGTGACCGAAGACGAGGATCGCGAAGTCGGGGCGGTGAAGGGTTCGGTGTATTGGGATTATATCAGTTCCTTGGGTGGTGACGGTAAATTTACCAAACCTTTGATTTTGGCGACGCTGCTTCTGGGAGCAACGGCAGCAACACTTCTGCCTTTGGCGCAGAAAGCCTGGCTTTCTTATTATTCCGGTCATCAGACCGAGTGGGTGGCGTTGACGGCCATCGGGATTTACGGACTGATTGGCGTGCTGGTGCTGGTAGGTTCATTGCTGAATCACCTGTTCTGGCTGGATCGTGGTATTCGCGCCGGTAAAAACATGCACGACAAAATGCTGAAAAGTGTTTTGAGTTCCCCGGTGCGCTTCTTTGATTCAACTCCGGTGGGGCGTATTATTCAGCGCTTCTCGCGTGATGTGGAGTCGGTGGATGTGTACCTGCAATGGAGCTTTGATTCGGCGGTTCACTGTGCGCTGCAGGTGATTGTGTCGATTGTCTTGATTCTGGGTCTGATGCCTTTGATGGTGTTTGTGATCGCTCCGGTGATGGCGCTTTACTATGTGCTGCAACGGGATTATCGCCGTCCGGCTCGTGAAGTGAAGCGCTTTGACAGTGTCGCCAGATCGCCACGTTATGCCCACTTCAAGGAAAGCCTGCAGGGGTTGGTGGTCATTCGCAGCTTTAACAAAGGGCCATGGTTCATGCAGAATTTCTATGCGAAACTTTCGCACAGCAACCGCATGTTCTATTCGCACGTTATGATCAACCGCTGGTTCTCGTCCCGCATTCCGCTGGTCGGGGGCCTGATTTCCATGGCGACGGCCGTGGGGGTCAGCTTGTCGGCCTATTACGGCGTGATGGATGCCGGGACCGCGGGGCTTGTGACGTTGTATTCGCTGTCGTTCTGGGGATTCCTGAATTGGGGTGTTCGTATCTTTGCGGATATTGAATCGCGCATGACTTCGATTGAACGACTGAAGTTCTTCTCGAATCTGCCAGGGGAAGTGTCGGTACTGAAACCTCTTCCAGAACCACTGCGCCCGACATGGCCGGAGTTTGGTGAGATTTCAGTGGAAGGTCTGAAGGTGCGCTATGCGAGCCATCTGCCACAGGTTTTGAAAGGAATCACTTTCAAAGTCGAGGCGGGAAGCCGCGTGGGTATCATCGGTCGCACGGGTTCTGGAAAAAGCACGTTCTTCCAATCCTTGTTCCGCTTTATTGAGGCGGAAGAAGGCAGCATCAGCATTGACGGTGTGAACACTGCCAGTGTGCCGCTGGAAAAACTGCGTCGCAGCCTTGCGATCATTCCACAGGACCCGACATTGTTTATGGGCACCATTCGCAATAATCTGGATCGTTATAACGAGTATTCAGATGACGAGGTGATGGGGGCATTGAAACATGCTTCCATGTGGGATTATGTGCAAAGTTTGCCGGATGGAATGAACTCGGCGGTGTCTGAAGGTGGGTTGAACTTAAGTCAGGGACAGCGTCAGTTGCTGTGTCTGGCCAGAGCTTTGCTGACCAAGGCGCGGGTGATCGTGATGGATGAAGCCACCGCCAGCGTGGATGTGCAGACGGATGCGCTTTTGCAAAAGGTCATTCGCACCTCTTTTGCGGGTGTGACGATGTTGATCATTGCCCATCGACTGGGAACGATCGCGGACTGCGATCAGATCGTTGAAATCTCGGCCGGCGAAGTGAAATCCATTCGCCGTCCGACCGAGTTTTCGCAGGAAGAGATCGAAGAAAGTCTTGTTTAA